A genomic window from Rhodococcus sp. KBS0724 includes:
- a CDS encoding pitrilysin family protein, whose product MAKTPGKTTAKTSGTTTAKNAAKKTRSRSAALATPIDALPESGVQRTVLPGGLRVVTEFIPGVRSASVGVWVGVGSRDEQPSVAGAAHFLEHLLFKSTPSRTALDIAQVMDGVGGELNAFTSKEHTCFYAHVIDEDLSMAVDLVADVVLRGRCRSADVDVERQVVLEEIAMRDDDPEDLLGDAFLTALFGDHPVGRPIIGSVDSIESMSRNQLHSFHVRRYTPQRMVLAVAGNVDHKQVVTLAKRAFAGHLERGVKPAPRREGTLRLRTMPELSLTHRDSEQVHLALGVRAFGRHEGHRWALSVLNTAVGGGLSSRLFQEIREQRGLAYSVYSGVDTFADTGAFSVYAGCQPENLGEVTTVIREVLAQVAAGGITDAEIARSKGALRGSLVLSLEDSGSRMNRIGRSELNYGNHRSVAQTLASIDAVTAEEVLEVAQTLLTRPFAAAVVGPYKRVRDLPASVRGIVR is encoded by the coding sequence GAATGCTGCGAAGAAGACGCGCAGCCGTAGTGCTGCACTCGCAACACCGATCGACGCTCTTCCCGAATCCGGTGTTCAGCGGACAGTTCTGCCTGGCGGACTCCGAGTCGTCACCGAGTTCATTCCGGGTGTGCGCAGTGCGTCTGTCGGCGTCTGGGTGGGTGTCGGATCGCGCGACGAGCAGCCCAGCGTTGCCGGCGCGGCCCATTTCCTCGAGCACCTGCTCTTCAAGTCGACTCCGTCGCGTACGGCGCTCGACATCGCTCAGGTCATGGACGGGGTGGGCGGCGAACTCAACGCCTTCACGTCCAAGGAGCACACGTGCTTCTACGCGCACGTGATCGACGAGGATCTGTCGATGGCGGTTGATCTTGTCGCCGATGTCGTTCTGCGCGGCCGGTGCCGGTCGGCAGATGTCGATGTCGAACGGCAGGTCGTCCTCGAAGAGATCGCGATGCGCGACGACGATCCGGAAGATCTCCTCGGTGATGCCTTTCTGACGGCTCTGTTCGGTGATCATCCGGTGGGTCGTCCCATCATCGGTAGCGTGGATTCCATCGAGTCGATGTCCCGCAATCAGTTGCATTCCTTCCATGTGCGTCGGTACACGCCGCAACGGATGGTTCTCGCGGTTGCCGGAAATGTCGATCACAAGCAGGTGGTGACGTTGGCGAAGCGCGCATTTGCCGGTCACCTCGAGCGTGGTGTGAAGCCGGCTCCGCGCCGTGAGGGAACTCTGCGTCTGCGCACGATGCCGGAACTGAGTTTGACGCACCGCGACAGCGAACAGGTTCATCTTGCGCTCGGTGTGCGGGCTTTCGGCCGTCACGAAGGTCATCGGTGGGCGCTGTCGGTGCTCAATACAGCGGTGGGCGGCGGCTTGAGTTCGCGTCTGTTCCAAGAGATTCGGGAACAGCGTGGTTTGGCGTATTCCGTGTACTCCGGAGTGGACACATTTGCGGACACGGGTGCGTTCTCGGTGTACGCGGGCTGTCAGCCGGAGAACTTGGGCGAAGTCACCACGGTGATCCGCGAGGTTCTCGCTCAGGTGGCGGCCGGTGGTATCACGGATGCGGAAATCGCGCGATCCAAGGGCGCTCTTCGGGGCAGTCTCGTTCTCTCGCTTGAAGATTCAGGTTCGCGGATGAACCGCATCGGCCGTAGTGAATTGAACTACGGCAATCACCGCAGCGTCGCGCAGACTTTGGCGTCCATCGACGCCGTCACCGCGGAAGAAGTTCTCGAGGTGGCGCAGACACTGCTGACAAGGCCGTTTGCCGCCGCAGTCGTGGGTCCGTACAAGCGTGTCCGGGATCTGCCGGCGTCAGTGCGTGGGATTGTTCGATAG
- a CDS encoding alcohol dehydrogenase catalytic domain-containing protein, whose protein sequence is MKIRGAVLEEIGRSRPYASSMPITVSELELDAPGPGEILVRIEAAGLCHSDLSVVDGNRVRPVPMLLGHEAAGRIEHVGDGVEDLRVGDRVVMTFLPRCGECAGCATDGRMPCAVGSAANNDGSLLGGAHRLRRDGASVKHHLGVSGFATHAVVNAKSVVAVDDDVPPDVAAVLGCAVLTGGGALLNAAKPRPTDTVMVVGLGGVGMAAILTARALGVATVIGVDALESKLAQALELGATEVFTPSGLSESGVRADIVVEAAGNARAFETAVAATAAGGTTVTVGLPAPDARSSISPLGLVAEARTVIGSYLGSAVPVRDIPIYAQLWRDGRLPVEKLISSRIELADINSGMDELADGKAIRQVIIFGSE, encoded by the coding sequence TTGAAGATTCGCGGAGCAGTTCTCGAAGAAATCGGGCGGAGCCGGCCGTACGCGTCGTCGATGCCGATTACCGTGTCGGAACTCGAACTTGATGCTCCCGGGCCCGGTGAGATCCTCGTGAGGATCGAGGCAGCCGGACTGTGTCACTCGGATCTCTCCGTCGTGGACGGTAATCGTGTCCGCCCCGTGCCGATGCTGCTGGGGCACGAAGCTGCCGGTCGGATCGAGCACGTCGGTGACGGCGTCGAGGATCTGCGGGTGGGGGATCGTGTTGTCATGACCTTCCTGCCTCGGTGCGGCGAGTGCGCCGGCTGCGCAACCGACGGCCGGATGCCGTGCGCGGTGGGCAGCGCGGCAAACAACGACGGCAGTCTTCTCGGCGGTGCGCACCGATTGCGGCGCGACGGTGCGAGCGTCAAGCATCATCTCGGAGTGTCCGGATTTGCGACGCACGCGGTCGTGAATGCCAAGTCGGTGGTGGCCGTGGACGACGACGTACCGCCGGATGTTGCGGCCGTGCTGGGTTGCGCGGTGCTGACCGGTGGCGGTGCACTACTCAATGCGGCAAAGCCCCGTCCTACCGACACTGTGATGGTTGTCGGTTTGGGCGGCGTCGGTATGGCGGCAATTCTGACTGCCCGAGCATTGGGTGTCGCGACGGTCATCGGTGTCGACGCGCTCGAGTCGAAGCTGGCTCAGGCCCTGGAGTTGGGTGCGACCGAGGTCTTCACGCCGTCCGGATTGTCCGAAAGTGGGGTCCGTGCGGACATAGTAGTGGAAGCGGCCGGTAATGCGCGGGCGTTCGAAACCGCAGTGGCCGCCACGGCTGCGGGTGGCACTACGGTGACGGTGGGTCTGCCCGCGCCCGACGCGCGCTCGTCGATTTCGCCACTCGGACTGGTCGCGGAAGCTCGGACCGTCATCGGCAGCTATCTCGGATCGGCAGTGCCGGTCCGAGACATCCCGATCTACGCGCAATTGTGGCGCGACGGACGGCTGCCGGTAGAGAAGCTCATCTCGTCACGAATCGAGTTGGCCGACATCAATTCGGGGATGGACGAACTGGCGGACGGGAAAGCAATCCGACAGGTCATTATTTTCGGTTCAGAGTAG
- a CDS encoding cutinase family protein — MPVRGFLSRHRILAGALAPAALGVAALVAVAVAVDAPQSSTIETQLTSSVTECHDMVSIAVAGRHDTPDANTVKMLLGADGKPLPAALSGDYTSDRVDQVINPAGSVNTTKPDSYAAVYIAYPANMASYEDAVAAGAANTQSVMSAIAKECPKTQFSIVGYSEGADVVRRVAMDIGNQENNEFGVEADKVVGVVLLADAGRLAGDGTFIGAANPFTNPDNFDTKYQTGTLATPGQGVLPDTAGSFGKLNGKVASFCSDGDFTCSAPSNISLLLLAANVGRQLNIDDLESQGLTPTTGINVAVVLGQIVFEAFNDISSNPDWMQSDETFLQVMLKVSDPDYKPGTTTTVTTVADEDTITAEKVSPLAYLPQKLFKEIVGLIATNQNTIPVIMSDPYQMTLGPDVGHHFDYWRDADAANGKPLTSAQYAAAWLTYLAQQAKDGKPVDTTAKPTAVELAAAVDAYMADDTAEGDVAAAEGTEGQAPAGTTGSTDSATAPGTSPVAPAAGDASATSGAVATPTESVVPTTGAAVSSAPTSETATSDAAAATTTTVTSTTTTTTKPSTPGQ; from the coding sequence ATGCCGGTTCGTGGGTTCTTGTCACGACATCGAATACTTGCGGGCGCACTGGCGCCTGCAGCGCTCGGCGTTGCAGCGCTGGTAGCTGTAGCGGTAGCAGTGGACGCACCGCAGTCCAGCACGATCGAGACGCAACTGACGTCGTCGGTCACCGAATGCCACGACATGGTGAGCATCGCAGTTGCCGGTCGGCACGACACACCGGACGCGAACACGGTCAAGATGCTGCTCGGCGCAGACGGAAAGCCGCTTCCCGCCGCACTGTCGGGTGACTACACGAGCGACCGCGTCGATCAGGTGATCAACCCGGCCGGTTCGGTCAACACGACCAAGCCCGACTCTTATGCGGCTGTCTATATCGCCTACCCGGCAAACATGGCGTCGTACGAGGATGCCGTTGCTGCCGGCGCGGCAAACACCCAGTCCGTCATGAGCGCGATCGCGAAGGAATGCCCCAAGACGCAGTTCTCGATCGTCGGGTACAGCGAGGGCGCTGACGTCGTCCGCCGTGTTGCCATGGACATCGGCAACCAGGAGAACAATGAGTTCGGGGTAGAGGCGGACAAGGTTGTCGGCGTGGTCCTGCTCGCGGACGCAGGGCGTCTGGCCGGCGACGGCACATTCATCGGTGCTGCCAATCCGTTCACGAACCCGGATAACTTCGATACGAAGTATCAGACCGGAACGTTGGCGACACCAGGTCAGGGCGTTCTCCCCGACACTGCGGGCAGCTTCGGCAAGTTGAACGGCAAGGTCGCCTCGTTCTGTTCCGACGGTGACTTCACGTGCTCGGCTCCGAGCAATATTTCGCTCCTGCTCCTGGCTGCGAACGTCGGCCGTCAGTTGAACATCGACGATCTCGAATCCCAGGGACTCACCCCGACCACCGGCATCAATGTTGCGGTTGTGCTCGGCCAGATCGTCTTCGAGGCATTCAACGACATTTCATCCAACCCTGATTGGATGCAGAGCGACGAGACCTTCCTCCAGGTGATGCTGAAGGTATCGGATCCGGACTACAAGCCGGGTACCACCACCACGGTTACCACGGTGGCCGACGAAGACACGATCACCGCTGAGAAGGTGTCTCCGCTGGCGTACCTGCCGCAGAAGCTCTTCAAGGAGATCGTCGGACTGATCGCCACCAACCAGAACACGATCCCGGTGATCATGAGTGATCCGTACCAGATGACGCTCGGTCCGGACGTCGGACATCACTTCGACTACTGGCGCGACGCCGACGCCGCGAACGGCAAGCCGTTGACTTCAGCGCAGTACGCGGCAGCGTGGCTCACGTATCTCGCGCAGCAGGCCAAGGACGGCAAGCCCGTCGATACGACGGCCAAGCCCACAGCAGTAGAGCTTGCCGCTGCCGTCGACGCGTACATGGCTGACGACACTGCAGAAGGCGATGTTGCTGCAGCCGAAGGCACCGAGGGTCAGGCTCCTGCCGGCACCACGGGTTCGACGGATTCCGCAACCGCGCCGGGAACGTCTCCGGTTGCTCCTGCCGCAGGAGATGCTTCCGCGACGTCAGGTGCGGTCGCAACGCCGACCGAATCGGTAGTTCCCACCACGGGCGCAGCAGTCTCGAGCGCTCCGACATCGGAGACAGCGACTTCGGATGCGGCGGCCGCTACCACCACTACGGTGACGTCCACGACGACGACCACAACCAAACCGTCGACTCCGGGCCAGTAA
- the hypA gene encoding hydrogenase maturation nickel metallochaperone HypA, protein MHELSIAQSVVDAVCEKAGARRVCGVRLEVGRLCAVVPDSLLFCFDVVTAGTRAEGASLRIDEIATSVRCHECGEVFSPPDMILLCPCGSADVEILAGRELRILSMEVS, encoded by the coding sequence GTGCATGAACTGTCAATTGCCCAGAGTGTGGTCGATGCCGTGTGCGAGAAGGCCGGGGCGAGACGGGTATGCGGTGTCCGACTCGAAGTGGGACGACTGTGTGCGGTTGTGCCCGATTCGTTGTTGTTCTGCTTCGACGTCGTGACGGCGGGTACTCGGGCCGAAGGCGCGAGTCTGCGCATCGACGAGATTGCGACGAGTGTGCGTTGCCATGAGTGCGGTGAGGTTTTCTCGCCGCCGGACATGATCCTGCTCTGCCCCTGTGGCAGCGCCGACGTCGAGATCCTTGCGGGGCGTGAACTACGGATACTGTCGATGGAAGTGAGCTGA
- the hypB gene encoding hydrogenase nickel incorporation protein HypB: MCATCGCGEGAGVRISGESEHSELGHGHEHPHDHEHPHDHEHPHSHSPSTTVVLEQQVLAKNDDIATRNREWMRRRAIAALNVMSSPGAGKTTLLVRTINDLRGRFPIAVIEGDQETALDAERIRSTGSPVVQVNTGAGCHLDAEMIDRAITVNRPPDGSLLLIENVGNLVCPALFDLGEEGKVVLISTPEGADKPMKYPHIFTAADLVIVNKIDLLPYVDFDVEECIRQAKSLNPAVRVVVLSATTGEGLSQWYDWIDTRMALS; encoded by the coding sequence ATGTGCGCAACGTGCGGCTGCGGCGAGGGCGCGGGGGTGCGAATCTCCGGTGAATCGGAGCACAGTGAATTGGGGCACGGTCACGAGCACCCGCACGATCATGAGCACCCGCACGATCATGAGCACCCGCACAGTCATTCGCCCAGCACAACCGTTGTTCTGGAACAGCAGGTGCTGGCGAAGAACGACGACATTGCCACCCGTAATCGCGAGTGGATGCGGCGGCGCGCGATTGCCGCGCTCAATGTCATGAGTTCGCCGGGTGCGGGTAAGACAACGTTGCTGGTTCGCACGATCAACGACTTGCGTGGCCGGTTTCCGATTGCCGTTATCGAGGGGGACCAGGAGACTGCGCTCGATGCCGAGAGAATTCGGTCGACGGGATCTCCTGTTGTCCAAGTGAATACGGGCGCCGGTTGCCATCTGGACGCCGAAATGATCGATCGGGCGATTACCGTCAACCGCCCGCCCGACGGTTCGCTTCTCTTGATCGAAAATGTGGGAAATCTAGTGTGTCCCGCGCTTTTTGACCTCGGCGAGGAAGGCAAGGTTGTCCTAATTTCTACGCCGGAAGGCGCCGACAAGCCAATGAAGTATCCGCATATCTTTACCGCCGCGGACCTTGTCATTGTCAACAAGATCGATTTGCTTCCCTATGTGGATTTTGATGTCGAAGAATGTATCCGTCAGGCAAAATCGTTGAATCCTGCTGTGCGCGTTGTGGTTTTGTCGGCGACAACGGGTGAGGGTTTGTCGCAGTGGTATGACTGGATCGATACTCGCATGGCGCTTTCCTGA
- a CDS encoding hydrogenase expression protein HypE, with protein MNTRNATADTAAAKAEETLIHVLWINAGLSCDGDSVALTAATQPSIEEIALGALPGLPQVAVHWPLIDFECGPEGGADDFLEWFWKADRGELEPFVLVVEGSIPNEKLHDEGYWCGFGNNRETGQPVTTSEWLDRLAPKATAVVAVGTCATYGGIHAMAGNPTGAMGVPDYLGWTWKSKAGIPIVCVPGCPIQPDNLSETLTYLLYMATDQAPMIPLDESLRPQWLFGATVHEGCDRGGYYEQGEFATEYGSPKCIVKLGCWGPVVKCNVPKRGWINGVGGCPNVGGICIGCTMPGFPDKFMPFMDEPPGGKLSSTAVGMYGSVIHSLRRITGHTLDKEPHWRERGSKLLTGATRTW; from the coding sequence ATGAATACTCGGAATGCGACTGCGGACACCGCAGCAGCGAAGGCGGAAGAAACTCTCATCCATGTTTTGTGGATCAACGCCGGGCTCAGTTGTGACGGCGATTCGGTGGCGTTGACCGCGGCCACGCAACCAAGCATCGAAGAGATTGCACTCGGTGCGCTGCCCGGCTTGCCACAGGTTGCGGTGCATTGGCCACTGATCGACTTCGAATGTGGGCCGGAGGGTGGTGCCGACGATTTCCTGGAATGGTTCTGGAAAGCCGATCGGGGTGAACTCGAACCGTTTGTCCTTGTTGTCGAGGGGTCGATCCCGAACGAGAAACTGCACGACGAGGGTTACTGGTGCGGATTCGGCAACAATCGGGAAACGGGTCAACCGGTTACCACCAGTGAGTGGTTGGACAGGTTGGCGCCCAAAGCGACTGCGGTTGTTGCCGTTGGTACCTGCGCGACGTACGGCGGTATTCACGCCATGGCGGGAAATCCGACCGGAGCGATGGGTGTACCGGACTATCTGGGATGGACGTGGAAATCCAAGGCGGGCATCCCGATCGTGTGTGTGCCGGGATGCCCGATCCAGCCGGACAATCTGTCCGAGACACTGACGTACCTGTTGTACATGGCAACCGATCAGGCGCCGATGATTCCGCTCGACGAATCGTTGCGGCCGCAATGGCTGTTCGGTGCGACGGTGCACGAGGGCTGCGATCGCGGTGGCTACTACGAGCAAGGAGAGTTTGCCACCGAATACGGTTCACCCAAGTGCATCGTGAAACTGGGCTGTTGGGGTCCTGTCGTGAAATGCAATGTGCCCAAACGTGGTTGGATCAACGGAGTGGGTGGATGCCCCAATGTGGGCGGCATCTGCATTGGGTGCACCATGCCGGGGTTCCCGGACAAATTCATGCCCTTCATGGACGAACCGCCAGGCGGCAAGCTCTCGTCCACCGCTGTGGGTATGTACGGCAGCGTGATTCACAGCCTGCGCCGGATCACCGGTCACACTTTGGACAAGGAACCGCATTGGCGCGAACGAGGTTCGAAGTTGCTCACCGGCGCCACGCGTACGTGGTGA
- a CDS encoding nickel-dependent hydrogenase large subunit yields MTAIVPEPTSTADRDGLVEMAWDPITRIVGSLGIYTKIDFANREVVECHSTSSIFRGYSLFMKGKDPRDAHFITSRICGICGDNHATCSCYTQNMAYGVKPPHLGEWIVNLGEAAEYMFDHNIFQENLVAVDYCEKMVSETNPGVLAQAENTRCRHEDQHGYRTIADIMRTLNPFTGEFYREALQVSRSTREMFCLMEGRHVHPSTLYPGGVGTVATIELMTDYMTRLMRYVEFMKKVVPMHDDLFDFFYEALPGYEKVGLRRTLLGCWGSFQDPEVCNFEYKDMTEWGRKMFVTPGVVVDGKLVTTDLVDINLGIRIMLGSSYYEDWKDQEMFVKTDPLGNTVDRRHPWNQHTNPHPQKRDLEDKYSWVMSPRWFDGKDNLALDTGGGALARLWSTALAGLVDIGYVKSTGHSVQINLPKTALKGPVSLEWNIPEHGSNTLERNRARTYFQAYAAASALHFAEKALVEIRAGRTKTWESFEVPDEGIGCGFTEAVRGVLSHHMVIRDGKIANYHPYPPTPWNASPRDSYGTPGPYEDAVQGQPIFEENDRDHFKGIDIMRTVRSFDPCLPCGVHMYLGGGKTIEKLHSPTQSVTGE; encoded by the coding sequence ATGACGGCCATCGTTCCCGAACCCACCTCCACCGCAGATCGTGACGGTCTGGTGGAGATGGCGTGGGATCCCATCACCCGCATCGTCGGAAGTCTGGGCATCTACACCAAGATCGACTTCGCGAACCGGGAGGTCGTGGAATGCCACAGCACGTCGTCGATCTTCCGTGGCTATTCCCTGTTCATGAAGGGGAAAGACCCGCGCGACGCGCATTTCATCACCAGTCGAATCTGCGGGATTTGCGGCGACAACCACGCGACGTGCTCGTGCTACACCCAGAACATGGCGTACGGAGTCAAACCGCCACATCTGGGCGAGTGGATCGTCAATCTCGGCGAAGCAGCAGAATACATGTTCGACCACAACATCTTTCAGGAGAATCTTGTTGCGGTCGACTACTGCGAGAAGATGGTGTCCGAGACCAATCCCGGTGTCCTGGCGCAGGCTGAGAACACCCGCTGCCGGCACGAGGATCAGCACGGTTACCGCACCATCGCCGACATCATGCGCACCCTCAATCCGTTCACCGGCGAGTTCTACCGTGAGGCCCTTCAGGTTTCGCGTTCCACCCGTGAAATGTTCTGTCTGATGGAGGGACGTCACGTCCACCCGTCGACGCTCTATCCGGGCGGCGTCGGCACAGTGGCCACCATCGAACTGATGACCGACTACATGACGCGGTTGATGCGCTACGTCGAGTTCATGAAGAAGGTCGTGCCCATGCACGACGATCTGTTCGATTTTTTCTACGAAGCCCTGCCCGGCTACGAGAAGGTAGGTCTGCGTCGAACACTGCTCGGTTGTTGGGGGTCGTTCCAGGATCCGGAAGTCTGCAATTTCGAGTACAAGGACATGACGGAGTGGGGACGCAAGATGTTTGTGACCCCCGGCGTCGTGGTCGACGGCAAACTGGTCACAACCGATCTGGTCGACATCAATCTCGGTATCCGAATCATGCTGGGCTCTTCGTATTACGAGGACTGGAAAGACCAGGAGATGTTCGTCAAGACCGACCCACTCGGTAATACGGTGGATCGGCGTCACCCGTGGAACCAGCACACCAATCCCCATCCTCAGAAGCGTGATCTGGAGGACAAGTACAGCTGGGTGATGTCGCCTCGATGGTTCGACGGAAAAGACAATCTTGCTCTCGACACCGGCGGCGGTGCGCTCGCCCGCCTGTGGAGCACGGCGCTGGCGGGGTTGGTCGACATCGGCTACGTCAAGTCAACCGGACACAGCGTGCAGATCAATCTGCCCAAGACTGCATTGAAGGGTCCGGTCAGCCTCGAGTGGAACATCCCCGAACACGGGAGCAACACGCTCGAAAGGAATCGTGCACGTACGTATTTCCAGGCCTACGCGGCTGCGTCCGCACTACATTTTGCGGAGAAGGCCTTGGTGGAGATTCGTGCCGGCCGAACCAAGACGTGGGAATCCTTCGAAGTTCCGGACGAGGGTATCGGCTGTGGCTTCACCGAAGCCGTCCGCGGAGTTCTCTCCCACCACATGGTGATTCGGGACGGCAAGATTGCGAACTACCACCCGTACCCGCCAACTCCGTGGAACGCGAGCCCACGAGACAGCTACGGCACCCCCGGACCGTACGAGGATGCGGTGCAAGGTCAGCCGATCTTCGAGGAGAACGATCGGGACCATTTCAAGGGTATCGACATCATGCGCACAGTCCGCAGTTTCGACCCCTGCCTGCCGTGTGGCGTGCACATGTATCTCGGTGGGGGTAAGACCATCGAGAAACTGCATTCGCCGACACAATCCGTGACGGGGGAGTAG
- a CDS encoding NifU family protein, translated as MEHGENESGAPPGDYWRGAGERIETLLQASAGGGPVARDRAEQLVREVVQLYGAALERTVQLADSAMIDAMTRDDLISSLLLVHGLHPHDVETRIRTALDSVRPYLGSHGGDVELIDVSGGVVRLRLLGSCNSCPSSSVTLESAVQDAVTAAAPETSGIEVETPTEHEPKAGVISAESLFSHIHHDTASHWIGVPEFAEVGEGDVAGFRVEGADLLVCRLGDTLYAYRDHCPVCDRSMAGAVLERMMGRPASSGVVLTCPTCGTHYDVRTAGARVGAGVDDGAEHLAPLPLLPRDGVLSVAVPGSAAPGNSTPGNSTPGNSTPGNSTPGSSSADVQVSVM; from the coding sequence GTGGAGCACGGTGAGAACGAGAGCGGTGCGCCGCCGGGTGACTATTGGCGAGGAGCGGGCGAACGCATCGAAACGCTGTTGCAGGCCAGCGCAGGTGGCGGGCCGGTAGCACGTGATCGTGCCGAGCAACTGGTGCGCGAAGTGGTGCAACTTTACGGCGCGGCTCTCGAACGCACTGTGCAGCTTGCAGACTCCGCGATGATCGATGCGATGACTCGCGACGATCTGATCTCGAGTCTTCTGCTTGTGCATGGTCTGCATCCGCACGACGTGGAGACCCGTATACGCACCGCACTGGACAGCGTGCGACCGTACCTCGGCTCGCACGGCGGCGACGTCGAATTGATCGACGTATCCGGTGGTGTGGTGCGATTGCGGTTGCTCGGTAGCTGCAACAGTTGTCCGTCGTCATCCGTCACCCTCGAATCGGCGGTGCAGGACGCCGTGACGGCCGCGGCGCCCGAGACGAGCGGCATCGAGGTCGAGACCCCGACAGAACACGAGCCGAAAGCTGGTGTGATTTCAGCGGAATCGCTGTTCTCGCACATCCATCACGACACCGCCAGTCACTGGATCGGGGTGCCGGAGTTTGCCGAGGTCGGCGAAGGTGACGTGGCAGGCTTTCGTGTCGAAGGCGCAGATCTGTTGGTATGCAGGCTCGGCGACACGTTGTACGCCTACCGCGACCACTGTCCGGTCTGTGATCGGTCGATGGCGGGGGCGGTGCTGGAGCGCATGATGGGACGACCCGCGAGCAGTGGGGTGGTGTTGACCTGTCCGACCTGCGGAACTCACTACGACGTTCGCACTGCGGGCGCGCGTGTCGGTGCCGGTGTTGACGACGGGGCAGAACACCTTGCTCCGCTACCGCTCTTACCTCGCGACGGGGTCCTGTCGGTGGCGGTGCCAGGGAGTGCTGCGCCGGGCAATTCGACACCGGGCAATTCGACACCGGGCAATTCGACACCGGGCAATTCAACGCCGGGCAGCTCGTCGGCAGACGTTCAGGTATCGGTGATGTAG
- a CDS encoding DUF5947 family protein → MGEVLTRIASARSVPTGPRCEMCAVDIGDDHQHVVDVSVRSLMCVCRPCYLLFAPVDADLRYKAVPDRYEELDDFELGPGRWESLEIPVNLAFFFRNSVLDKFIAFYPGPAGATESELPIDAFEAVLRENPRSSTMRADVEALIVHIVPGEQVPRCFIVPIDACYELVGRLRKVWRGFDGGQDAHAEITEFFRTVEKRGSR, encoded by the coding sequence GTGGGAGAGGTTCTCACGAGAATAGCGTCGGCGCGATCGGTGCCAACCGGCCCGCGCTGCGAGATGTGCGCGGTCGATATCGGCGACGACCATCAGCACGTCGTGGATGTCTCGGTGCGAAGCCTGATGTGCGTCTGTCGACCGTGTTACCTGCTGTTTGCCCCCGTAGACGCTGATCTGCGATACAAGGCAGTTCCGGACCGCTACGAGGAACTCGACGATTTCGAACTGGGTCCGGGCCGATGGGAATCGCTGGAGATTCCGGTGAATCTGGCGTTCTTCTTCCGCAATTCCGTGTTGGACAAATTCATCGCATTTTATCCCGGTCCGGCCGGGGCCACGGAATCGGAACTGCCCATCGATGCTTTCGAGGCAGTGCTGCGCGAGAATCCGCGATCGAGCACCATGCGAGCAGACGTCGAAGCCTTGATCGTTCACATTGTTCCGGGAGAGCAAGTTCCTCGATGTTTCATCGTGCCGATCGACGCCTGCTACGAGTTGGTAGGGCGATTGCGGAAGGTGTGGCGCGGTTTCGACGGCGGGCAGGATGCACACGCCGAGATCACGGAGTTCTTTCGCACGGTCGAGAAGCGGGGATCGCGATGA
- a CDS encoding DUF6084 family protein, producing MTALEFSVVDIVVDPYAVTPNLIVKLKISESTGTPVRALAVRAQVRIEPHRRPYSAAEEEALLDLFGRRERWSSTLRTFLWMECSTVVQGFSGVTVADLPMPCTYDVAVTASKYMHALQDGTVPVVVLLSGTVFTDGSRGFSVEQIPWDRSASYDMPVDTWKRMVETHYPGSGWVRLDHDTIAELTRFKAAHGYTDLESTVGALLAGSEVPQ from the coding sequence ATGACCGCATTGGAGTTCTCCGTCGTGGACATCGTGGTCGACCCGTACGCGGTGACCCCCAATCTCATAGTGAAACTGAAGATCTCGGAGTCGACCGGAACACCCGTCCGGGCGCTGGCTGTTCGAGCGCAGGTTCGGATCGAACCTCACAGACGTCCGTACTCCGCCGCGGAAGAAGAAGCGCTGCTCGATTTGTTCGGTCGGCGTGAACGGTGGTCGAGCACTCTGCGAACCTTCCTGTGGATGGAATGCTCGACGGTGGTCCAGGGGTTCTCCGGAGTCACCGTCGCCGACCTGCCTATGCCGTGTACGTACGACGTGGCGGTGACCGCCTCCAAGTACATGCATGCCCTGCAGGACGGCACGGTGCCGGTAGTCGTGCTACTGAGCGGCACCGTCTTCACCGACGGCAGTCGCGGATTCTCGGTCGAGCAAATTCCTTGGGACAGATCGGCGTCGTACGACATGCCCGTGGACACGTGGAAGCGCATGGTCGAGACGCATTACCCGGGTTCGGGTTGGGTACGCCTCGATCATGACACCATTGCCGAACTCACCCGATTCAAAGCCGCACACGGCTACACGGACCTGGAATCCACGGTCGGCGCGCTCCTGGCGGGAAGCGAGGTGCCGCAATGA
- a CDS encoding DUF6893 family small protein has translation MKGMGMLSTVLLGATAIAAAVVLVVSMPDIQRYLRMRKM, from the coding sequence ATGAAGGGCATGGGAATGCTGTCGACGGTACTTCTCGGCGCTACAGCGATCGCTGCCGCGGTCGTGTTGGTGGTGTCGATGCCGGATATTCAGCGGTACTTGCGGATGCGAAAGATGTAG